The following DNA comes from Metopolophium dirhodum isolate CAU chromosome 8, ASM1992520v1, whole genome shotgun sequence.
ataGTTATTCTTTTTAGGTATGTATCTGTATATGGCTacctatatcaaatataaataatttcttcAGTTTTTTCGTGGTCAATAAGTAATTAGTTAGCAACGAATTGAAAATAAAGTAGCAAAAATCACAGATGTACATCATGCTGCAAGTAAAATGTACCTGAATATGTACATGGCATTGTGATTATTCTAACTAAAAGTTGTGAGACTAATAATGTGAACAGATTAAAGAAGATAATATCACACAGAACAAAAAAACTaccaaattaattaacaaatagaaatttaataaaataatttaattatatgattttatacctaatacatacaataattatacaactatgatacaaaaatatttataaataagcttttgttaacattttgaaTCCTAAGTAATtcattgaaaatttgaattttaaataggtaacatTTGTGGAAAATGCATCGTCCTGtcttttcaataattataaaataatgtagctataaaaataaaaataacaacaaatgataataaccattcaatattttttaaattaaatttaactaaacattgcttttaaaaatatttttaattaacagtttaaatttaatggataaataaaaattatagttctaaattaaatttttttttaaatctaatagtTCAACATAATTataggttaaatataattaataaatgttttcatttcCTGTTTAATAGTCTTGAATTTCTTAAAACTGACAGTCCGTATAAATATAGTTACTTCTACTTGATAGTGCTGTTCTTGACGGTTTTAAATCGAGTAACCAAGGTGAAAGGAATTGAGCACTTAATTTCAACGCTTCCATTTCATCTAGATCATTAATTGTTGCTGCCATTCCTCTGTCGAGCAAAATATTAACCACTTTAGAAGCACTAGGTCTATTTGTAGGATCCAAGTCTACcattttttttagcaatttttCTAGACTTGTGCTGAAAAATGGAGTTTGAGGTAACGAAAATTCACCATTCCTCAAACGATGCCATTCTGGTCCATTTTTAGGTAAATGTTTTCGAGTTGCTGCCTCGTATACTGTAAGAGCAGTAGAAAACACATCGACTTTCTGCAATTGAGAATAATCGTCACGTAATAGTTCCTTAGGTAAGTAGCGAGAGTCTCCGTCTTCAATATTTCGGACATCTTCGACACATATTGTATGCCCAAAGTCACCTATCTTGTAAACAATATGTTTGTCAACTATTTCATCTTCTTCGTCGTCTAGATCATTGGCAAACACTAATGACCCATTAGTTTTGCATACCAATATGTTGGCTGATTTTATGTCCAAATGGGCGAGTTTCTTGGAGTGGATGTGAGCCAGGCCATTGCACACATGCCACAACAATCGCCTCAGAGCGTTGTCGCAAAACGCATGATCAGACTCGTGGATCATGCGTTCCAGGGTGCCTCCGTGGCAGAACTCGGTTTGAATGTAAATGTGACCCCTCTCGTACCAGGCCGTGAAGTACGAGACCAAGTTCGGATGTCGCCCAAACACCGAGTTCGCGTACACCTCCTTCCGGACTAGATACTCTGGGCTCCTGTGCACCGtctgtttgatttttttaatcgCATACGGTATCCCGTCGAACAGATTTGTGCACTTGTATATGACTCCGAAACTACCTGTGGCGATGTACTCGTCTATCCTGAACTCTTCGTTGAAGCGGGACGTCTGCAGTTCGCGTATACTGACGTTGGTCATCTTGCCGCTGTCCACCAGACGTCTGACGACGGACGGATGGACGGTACCGGGCGATTTGTTGTCGGGCGGCGTGCACTGTCCGAGGCTCAAGCAGTCGTCACGGTCCTCGGGACCGGTGATACGTAGGTgctggtcgtcgtcgtcgtcttcgttcGATCCGGTTACGCGTTTCTTTCGGTTTTTCAGTATCGCGATGCCGGTCGGCGTGAACGGATTTACCGACACGCGGAACTTGTCGGCGATTCTGGCGGACCCGGAACTCTGGCGAACTCGCGGAACGGCGACAGCCTCCAACAGCGGTGTGGGCGTCGAGGGCAGACCGTCGGTGACCAGCAACCGTGGACGTGTGGACGAGGGCAGACCGTCGGTGGTCAGCAACCGTGGACGTGTGGACGAGAGCAGACCGCGGCCGCCGGCCAGTCTGATCCTGACAAGATAACAAACGATCGAAAACAAAGCGAGGAAAACGCCGAGAGAACCGACGGAAACATCCATCATGATAGTAGGTAAGTAGTTACTTTTGGGCATTGCGTTCACAGGTCCGACGAGTCTCGTCACTGCGGGCCGACCGTCACGAAACGATACACACCGGAAGTGAACATCTGCCTGCCGAGACGTCGTCGTCGCGAACCCTCAATATTCTCTCCGAACTGGAGAATCGCGACCGTCGACACCGGAACAACGTATTTCCGGTTTCCCGCGAATGTGGACAGGATTTTATCAACGCGACGATGTCCGACTGGGTTTTATCCGGACTTTTCGTACCAACTTAAAGTTTCCGGAAAGTTTGGGGTGTAGTCACTCGTCGACGGCCGAATGTCGAATGTCGATTGCGATTTGCAGGCAGTCTGAACTCTGCAGCGGCGTTCGTCGTTACTCGTTATGCCAATAATTCAAAAAACcggttttgttaattttttctcATGCCGActacctattaagtattaacactatcactgtaggtattttaaaaatagcacggcagaaaaattcaaaaatataaccaTATATAACCCTGGGGGGCCCGTCCACGGCTGTATAGATAAAAGATTAATCcgttattgatattatgatatcgcGTTTgctataatttgttttacaactTACCTACTGCTCAGTGTTCAGTGCTCAACAGTCAACAGTAAGTTCGGGCTGTGCGCCTGTGCCACAACATTAGAGTATAAAACGAACTTAATAAGTATTGGAAATTTTGCGTTTGTTGCAAACGAGGAA
Coding sequences within:
- the LOC132950320 gene encoding wee1-like protein kinase 2, encoding MPKSNYLPTIMMDVSVGSLGVFLALFSIVCYLVRIRLAGGRGLLSSTRPRLLTTDGLPSSTRPRLLVTDGLPSTPTPLLEAVAVPRVRQSSGSARIADKFRVSVNPFTPTGIAILKNRKKRVTGSNEDDDDDQHLRITGPEDRDDCLSLGQCTPPDNKSPGTVHPSVVRRLVDSGKMTNVSIRELQTSRFNEEFRIDEYIATGSFGVIYKCTNLFDGIPYAIKKIKQTVHRSPEYLVRKEVYANSVFGRHPNLVSYFTAWYERGHIYIQTEFCHGGTLERMIHESDHAFCDNALRRLLWHVCNGLAHIHSKKLAHLDIKSANILVCKTNGSLVFANDLDDEEDEIVDKHIVYKIGDFGHTICVEDVRNIEDGDSRYLPKELLRDDYSQLQKVDVFSTALTVYEAATRKHLPKNGPEWHRLRNGEFSLPQTPFFSTSLEKLLKKMVDLDPTNRPSASKVVNILLDRGMAATINDLDEMEALKLSAQFLSPWLLDLKPSRTALSSRSNYIYTDCQF